In Thermus aquaticus, the sequence CCTCCTCCACCGCAGGTGGGTCAAGAGGTCCAAGAGGGTAAGGTCTTTGGGTTCCATACCCTTGCCTCACTTCGCCCGGAAGCCCGAGGGGACCACCCAGATCGTGCGAAGGAGAATCCGGAGGTCCAGGAAGAAGGAGAGGTGCTTGACGTAGTAAAGGTCGTAGCTCAGCTTCACCAGGGTTTCCTCCTTCCCCTCGGCGTAGCCCTGGTGCACCTGGGCCCACCCCGTGAGGCCGGGCTGCACCGTGTGCCTGAGGGCGTAAAGGGGGATCTCTCGGGCGTAGGCCTCGGCCAGGACCCGCTGCTCGGGCCGGGGGCCCACGAGGGCCATCTCCCCCCTGAGGACGTTCCAGAGCTGGGGAAGCTCGTCCAAGCGGTAGCGGCGGAGGAAGCGGCCTAGGGGAGTGATCCTCTCCGCCTCCTCCCCGGCGTAGGCCCCCTCCCGGGGAGCCCCCCGCATGGTGCGGAACTTGTAGGCCTTGAAGGCCCTCCCCCCGAGGCCCACCCGCTCCTGGGCGAAGAGCACAGGCCTCCCCAGGTCTAGGTAAACCGCAAGGGCCACGAGGAGCCCCACGAGAAGGGCGAGGGGAGAAAGGAAGAGCACAAGCCCCACCTCCCAGGCCCGCTTGAACAGGGGGTAAAGGCCCCGTTCCCGCTCCGCCAGGGCAAAGAGTCCCTCGGCCAGCTCCAGGGGAACCCGCCCCGTGTAGCCCTCGTACACCCTCGCGGCGTGGAGGATGGGCAGGCCGCGGAAGGCGGCCCCGGCCAAGAGGGGAAGGGCCCTGGGGTCCAGGCGGTGCAGGTCAGCCACCACCCCCTCCACCCCCTCGAGGCCCCTCAAGGGGGGAAGCTCCCTGCCCAGGGCCCGGAGGAGCCCATCGGCCACGCCCCCGGGGAGGAGGGCGAGCCTCACCGGAGGAAGACCCCTCAGGTAGAGGAGGAGAAGGGGGAAGGCCAGGAGGGTCGCGGTGAGGAGATAGCCCCTGGAGTAGTACAGCCGCCCCATGGCCAGGACGGCCACTAGGAAGAGGGTGAAGAGGAGAAGGTTAAAGCCCACCAGGCTCCAGGACTCCTGCCCAGGGTACCGGGCCATCCGCTCCGTGGCCAAGAAGGCCAGGAGGTGGGCCAGGGCAGTGAGCCCCACCAGGAGCCATACCCCCTCCCCCCACGGGGGGGCCCCGAAAAGGAGGAGCCCAGCGACCAAGGAGGGCAGAGGCGCCAAGGCCAAGGCCAAGCCCGTTCGGGAACGGGTCTGGGCCACGCGGTAAGGGATACGCAGCTCCAAAGCGCTCACGCCAGCCATCTTACCCTAAGAACTCAAACGGAGCATGAAAAAACCCTAACCCAGGATCTCCTCGTAAAGCCGCCAGGTCTCCCGGAGCATCCTCTCCAAGGTGAAGGCCTCCTCGTACCGCT encodes:
- a CDS encoding sugar transferase — protein: MAGVSALELRIPYRVAQTRSRTGLALALAPLPSLVAGLLLFGAPPWGEGVWLLVGLTALAHLLAFLATERMARYPGQESWSLVGFNLLLFTLFLVAVLAMGRLYYSRGYLLTATLLAFPLLLLYLRGLPPVRLALLPGGVADGLLRALGRELPPLRGLEGVEGVVADLHRLDPRALPLLAGAAFRGLPILHAARVYEGYTGRVPLELAEGLFALAERERGLYPLFKRAWEVGLVLFLSPLALLVGLLVALAVYLDLGRPVLFAQERVGLGGRAFKAYKFRTMRGAPREGAYAGEEAERITPLGRFLRRYRLDELPQLWNVLRGEMALVGPRPEQRVLAEAYAREIPLYALRHTVQPGLTGWAQVHQGYAEGKEETLVKLSYDLYYVKHLSFFLDLRILLRTIWVVPSGFRAK